Proteins encoded within one genomic window of Gloeobacter kilaueensis JS1:
- a CDS encoding ion transporter, which translates to MALEVAPLQAGKGRTALQRRVYEILEPAQADDWQSRAYDRFIVVCDVLIIADVVLGTVDAITSRYQIYLSILRAIVQTAFVVDYLLRVWTSTCNPLYKHPLWGRLRYTVSFFGLVDLFAVGPAVVAALFFPPATDIGKVLRLSPLLRTLQMLRYSEPLRTFGRVLRAKRDELFVMLSIVCVLLLVASSLVYLVEHNAQPNNFGSILDAMWWAIITLTSVGYGDMYPVTPVGKLLGGLIALMGIGIFALPAGILAAGFSEELRKRKTKTTCPHCGKDTGVITTVFSKKH; encoded by the coding sequence ATGGCTCTTGAAGTCGCACCGCTGCAGGCAGGTAAAGGCAGGACCGCTCTTCAGAGGCGCGTCTATGAGATTCTTGAGCCAGCCCAGGCCGATGACTGGCAAAGTCGTGCCTATGACCGCTTTATCGTCGTCTGCGATGTACTGATCATCGCCGATGTCGTTCTCGGTACAGTCGATGCGATTACCAGCCGCTACCAGATTTATCTGAGCATCCTGCGGGCGATCGTCCAGACGGCCTTCGTGGTCGATTATCTGCTCAGAGTCTGGACGAGCACCTGCAACCCGCTGTACAAGCACCCGCTCTGGGGCCGGTTGCGCTACACGGTGAGCTTCTTTGGCCTGGTCGATCTGTTTGCGGTGGGACCGGCGGTGGTGGCGGCGCTGTTCTTTCCGCCCGCCACCGACATCGGCAAAGTCCTGCGCCTCTCACCGCTATTGCGCACCCTGCAGATGCTGCGCTACTCCGAGCCCCTGCGCACCTTTGGCCGGGTGCTGCGCGCCAAGCGCGACGAGCTATTCGTGATGCTCTCGATCGTCTGCGTATTGCTTCTGGTCGCTTCGAGCCTGGTCTACTTGGTCGAGCACAACGCCCAGCCCAACAACTTCGGCAGCATCCTCGACGCGATGTGGTGGGCAATCATCACCCTCACCAGCGTCGGCTACGGCGACATGTACCCGGTCACACCGGTAGGCAAACTGCTGGGTGGCCTGATTGCCCTGATGGGCATCGGCATCTTCGCCCTGCCCGCCGGTATTCTTGCTGCCGGATTTTCTGAGGAGTTGCGCAAGCGCAAGACCAAGACCACCTGCCCCCACTGCGGCAAGGACACCGGTGTGATCACGACGGTCTTCAGCAAAAAGCATTGA
- the fabG gene encoding 3-oxoacyl-[acyl-carrier-protein] reductase — protein sequence MSGLLTAKVALITGAGRGIGRACALALAAEGAAVAVNYSRSAEAAQQVVEAIKSTGGEAVALQADVGKAAEVDGLFAALAARYGRLDVLVNNAGITRDGLMLRMSLDDWQQVVDLNLTGVFLCIKAASKVMLKQRSGRVINISSTSGVAGNAGQANYSAAKAGVLGLTRAAARELGSRGITVNAVAPGFIATDMTSALDLEPVIAQVPLRRVGQAEEVAGLVRFLAADPAAAYITGQVIQIDGGLVIA from the coding sequence ATGAGTGGATTGCTCACAGCAAAAGTTGCCCTTATCACCGGAGCCGGGCGTGGGATCGGACGGGCCTGCGCCCTGGCCCTTGCCGCCGAAGGAGCGGCAGTCGCCGTCAACTACAGCCGCTCCGCCGAGGCGGCCCAGCAGGTCGTCGAGGCGATTAAATCTACCGGCGGTGAAGCGGTTGCCCTGCAGGCAGATGTGGGCAAAGCCGCCGAAGTCGATGGGCTTTTTGCGGCCCTGGCTGCCCGGTACGGGCGGCTCGACGTGCTCGTCAACAACGCCGGGATCACCCGCGACGGCCTGATGCTGCGCATGTCCCTCGACGACTGGCAGCAGGTGGTCGATCTCAACCTCACCGGCGTGTTTCTCTGCATCAAAGCTGCCTCGAAGGTGATGCTCAAGCAGCGCTCCGGTCGGGTGATCAACATCTCTTCGACCTCCGGTGTGGCCGGCAACGCCGGGCAGGCCAACTACAGCGCCGCCAAGGCCGGTGTGCTGGGCCTCACCCGCGCCGCCGCCCGCGAACTCGGCTCGCGGGGCATCACCGTCAACGCCGTCGCCCCCGGCTTTATCGCCACCGACATGACCAGCGCCCTCGATCTGGAGCCTGTGATCGCCCAGGTGCCCCTCCGGCGAGTCGGGCAGGCCGAGGAGGTGGCCGGGTTGGTGCGCTTTCTGGCCGCCGATCCAGCCGCCGCCTACATCACCGGCCAGGTGATCCAGATCGACGGGGGGCTTGTGATCGCCTGA
- a CDS encoding Crp/Fnr family transcriptional regulator — MPTPPPFPAFELLGPATLRRSLLAGESVYRQGDPSLSVYAVEQGRIRVVGHTRVGQTVLLYRATAGQLFSEGALFSSSHGCEAIADLPSRLLVYPKAQLWEAMRLRPELTQAFMALLSYRINALKERVQMQNIAPARERVIEYLSGAVPPGERTAHFDRPFKEIADELSLTQETLYRILGQLEREGVISRTRRSITLRRSA; from the coding sequence ATGCCTACTCCGCCGCCGTTTCCCGCTTTTGAGTTGTTGGGTCCAGCGACCCTGCGCCGGTCGCTGCTCGCCGGTGAATCTGTCTACCGCCAGGGCGATCCTTCCCTGTCCGTCTACGCCGTCGAGCAGGGACGGATTCGCGTGGTTGGCCATACCCGCGTCGGTCAGACGGTGCTGCTGTATCGAGCGACGGCGGGGCAATTGTTTTCGGAGGGCGCACTGTTCTCGTCCTCCCACGGCTGCGAGGCGATCGCCGATCTGCCCTCGCGGCTGCTGGTCTATCCCAAAGCCCAGCTATGGGAGGCGATGCGCCTGCGCCCGGAGCTGACCCAGGCGTTTATGGCTCTGCTCAGTTACCGGATCAACGCCCTCAAAGAGCGGGTCCAGATGCAAAATATCGCTCCGGCCCGCGAGCGGGTGATCGAGTACCTGAGCGGAGCGGTGCCGCCCGGCGAGCGCACCGCCCACTTCGACCGGCCCTTCAAAGAGATTGCCGACGAGTTGAGCCTCACCCAGGAGACGCTCTACCGGATTTTGGGCCAGCTGGAGCGCGAAGGGGTGATAAGCCGCACCCGGCGCTCGATCACCCTGCGCCGCAGCGCCTGA